The Methanofastidiosum sp. nucleotide sequence CATCCATATCTTTTTCTTTTAAGGCATCTATCAAAAGACCAGCAGTGTGCAATGGCATCTTCTTATTTAGATTTCTTGCAAGTATCATTAGTTCTGGAGTTAGTATACCTTTAACACCATAAGAGAGTAATAGCGAGTCTTTTGGAAGGCAGTGGCCACCAACACCCGCTCCCGGTAAATGCATATTCCTGTACGGTGCTTTATTTACTAATTCTCTTACTTCGTAGACGTTTATTCCAAGTTTTTCACAGATCAATGCAACTTCATTAGCAAAAGCTATCTCAACATCTCTATATGCATTTTCCACTGTTTTTACAACTTCAGCTGTAATGCAGTCTGTTGGATAAAGTTCTCCTTTGACAATATGGGCATAAAGTTCAAGCATTCTCTCCCTTGTTTCTTCGTTTATACCTCCACACACTCTGGGCAAATTTTCAATGTTATATAGAAGTTTTCCAGGCATTACTCTCTCAGGGCAGTTACCAAGCAGAAAATCCACACCTGCCTTCATCTTGGACGTATTTTCTAGAATTGGTTTTACTAAAGTATCCATAGTCGTGGGGGCTATAGTTGATTCAACAATGACTAATGAATTTTTTGACATGTTCTCGGCTACACTCTTTAGGGCAGATTTCAATGAATCATATTTTGGTTCCCATTTGTCGGAATCAAAAGGAGTTTCAACACAGATTAATATGGCATCAGCAGTTTTACATGGAGAATAGTCTGTAGTTGCAACAAGCTTTTTATTTTTTACAACTTTTTCTATAAGCTGAGCTAGATTTGGCTCATCGCCTTCTATGGGGCATAACCCCTTGTTAATAAGATCTACTTTTTCTTTTGTCCTGTTGATCCCAACTACATTAAAACCTTTATCAGCAAACATAGCGGCAACAGGAATTCCAACATATCCTGTTCCTACAATGACAATATTTCTAAACATAGTATCTACGAATGACAGATATATGAATCCTAAATAAATCTTTTGCACATAATACTTTGTGATTCAACTGATTGAAAAAAATATTTAAATTAGTTTTTGATTTTTTTTATTGTTTATCAATAATATTGATAATAAACTTTTAATGTTATTCATTATGACAAGATTATTTAACCAATAAAATACTATATTAAATCTCAATTATTAATTTTAATTACCGAAAACTTTATATAGTAAGAGTAACTAAATACTAATAACTAAAGATTAATCGTTCAATATATGTAATCGATGGTGATAAATGTGGGTTGGAGAAAACAATTTGAATTGAGAAACGAGAGAATTGACTATATTAGAAACCTTCTCAAAGAAAGAACTAAATCAGGTAAAGATTACTTTATCCAAGAACTTGTAAATGAAACAAGGATACCCAGAAGTACTGTAGAGAGGTATCTTTATGAGTACCTTGAAAAGGAAATTGAAATCTATTATGAAGGGCCACTAAAAAAGATTAAATATGTGGGCAAGGAAAAACAAACTTAAAGATTTTCTCTTCTTAGAAGGAATCCATCTTCTCCGTTTTCATAATAGTGTTTTAGTCTGTTAGTAATCTTAAATCCAAGTTTTGTGTACATTGATATCGCTGCAGTATTGCTGGCCCTAACTTCAAGTTTCAATCGATTTATGCCTTTTCTTTTGTAGACGTCCATTAATTTTTTCATAAGGAATGTACCTACGCCTTTTCTTTTGAAATCATCTCTTATGGCTATTACAAGGATATGGCCCTCTTTTTTTTGAACTATTCCAATGGCAAACCCAACAACAACAGCGTTATTTTCTATGACAAGAAATGTGTCTCTGTAAGATTCATATAGAAAGTTTATTATTTCAGGTGGATAGGGGTAATCAAAGCTTTGATATTCTAGATCTAATACAGCATATATATCATCTGGTACTACAGTCCTAACGATCATTTTCTTCCCCTATGACATTAGAGAATTCTTGACCTTTTTCAAAAGAAGCTCTATAACCAGTAGGTGTTTTTTCTAAATCCTGAAATCTAAAAAATCTCCATCTTCTGACAAATCTCACAGCAAAATATGGATCGGCACCAAAGGTATTACAGAATACTTTTAGCTTCTCAACATCTTCCTCTTTGAAATAGCATCTATTTTCTGCCCTTATTTTTACTTCTATCCCAAGATATTTCTTCCCATTACCTGCAATAATATCAGGATGTGGGTACAATTGCCCTCTGCCAGAACCCGGCATTCTAAGGGCTGCATACCCATTTTCCCAAAGTTTTTTTACTAAAGACACTTCTGAGTTTCTTCCTCTATTATATGACATCAAATAACACCTACAATAGAGTCAATTTTAGCCTATCGGGCCTTGGCTCATATACGTCTCCCTTCTGTTTTAACTCATCTATAATTTTACGGGTAAATGAATCGCTAATGTTTTCCGCCCTCGCTTCTTCATAGACTTCGCTTATAAGAGCACCTTCATTATTACTCTTCCTATCTAAATTAGAAATAATTTCCATTATTACTGTAATTTTATCTCTCTGGGATTTTGGTCTACCTGTCATAATCATATCTATGTCTATTTCTCCAGTTTCTGGGTCTTTGCCGATCTCCTCAATTGATTTCATATAAAGCTGGATAATATCTTCAACATCTTCAACCATAACTTTATCCGATAGTCTCATCCTTGCTCTAGCTTCAGATAATCTTATCAAGGATTCAAGCTGCCTTGCTGTAATGGGGATGGGTGTGTTTTTTTCTTCGCCCTTTTTTCTAATACTAACATAAAAATCCAAAAGCCTGTTTTTTGCTTCTTCTGTCAAAGATATCTCTCGAATAGTCTTTTTTGAATAAATAGCATATTTCCTTATATCCTCTGTGTCTAATGGGGGTATTATTGAATTATCTTTTTCATTTGAATGAAGTTTTAGAATATGCTCCGCAATTTTTTTATCGTCACTTTCCTTTGGTTTATCTGTCAATATAAAAATTAAATCAAATCTTGAAAGAAGAGTTGGAAGAAGATCTATTTGTTCTCCAAGCGGCTTGTAGCTATCAAACCTTCCTCTCTTTGGATTTGCAGCTGCAAGTATAGATGCTCTTGCATTTAAAGTGGCGATAATACCTGCTTTAGCAATTGAAATAGTTTGCTGTTCCATAGCTTCATGAATTGAAGAACGGTCTTCATTAGACATTTTATCAATTTCATCTATACAGGCAATACCGTTGTCTGCAATAACAAGAGCCCCAGCTTCAAGTGCAAAGCTCCCAGAACTTTCATCCCTTATTACGGCGGCTGTAAGTCCGGCTGCAGAAGTTCCTTTTCCACTTGTGTAAATGGACCTTGGTGCAACAAGATTGATATATTTAAGAATCTGTGATTTGGCAACTCCAGGATCACCAACAAGAAGTATATGTGAATCTCCTCTTATTCTCGTTTTATCGGGAAGCACTCTTGCTTCACTTGAGAACATTTGTAAAGCAACAGCATACTTCACATGCTGATTACCATAAATTGAAGGTGCAATAGAATTTGTTATATTTTCACAAATTTTTGGATCAGAAGCTAGTTCTAGTATCTTTTCTTCATCTTCTTCTGATAACTCTAAGTCTTGAATGTCCTTTTCCTTTATCTCAATGCTGTTTACTTCTATGGATTTGCTAAAAGTAGTTCTTTTACCGCCGCCTTTTGCCCAATTTTCCTGAACTGTTTTTAATATGCCCACTACATTTACTACATTTCCGGCCTGAGCGTTATCAACTATATCGTCTTTAATTATGCAATCCATAATCCAAGGGAGTCTGCCTCCTTTTAATTTTTCAGGTTTCTCTTGGATCTTTATATTTTGCCAATCAACAAATTTCGAATATGCCTTGACTAGTTTGAAAGGACCATTTCTCCCACAAGAAGGATTCGAACACGTTATCGGTGTTTTAAAAACTGGCGAATCTTGCATAACAGTAATATACTCTCCACACCTTTCACAGCCGAAAACAGCCTCAACTACTTCTGGCTTTACTTCTGTCGTTCTCCTTACTACGCCCTCAACTTGGATTAATTTATTAATATGTACAGCTCTAATGTTTCTAATATCAATCTTCTCAGTTGATGGTAAATTGAGAAATCTGGCTGTGAGTCTTTTTTCAGTTTCGGCACCATAAACATCCTTTAAAGCTTCACTTGGACCAGCTAAGATTTGTTCAGGCTCTTTCAAAAGTTGTTCAGAGAGATCAAAGTCAAAATCTATAATATCATCAAAATTAATATAGAGTGAGCTCTTTCCTTCAATCTTCATTTTATCTATTAGCTTTTTGTATTTTGGCTCACTTACATCAGGGTAGGCCTCGTAAAACTCCTTAAATCTGTCAACAACCTCTTCATAGCCAAGCTTCATATTTTTCTCCCTTTATTATGCTCTCATTGAATTTTATCCACTTTGATATCTCATCACCAATCAATGAACTGAAAACTAACTCCGACTCGTGAACTTCAATTTTTTTATTTTCAATTAACAGAGCTTTTAAAATTTTTTCTGCCCTTAGTCTGAGAAAATTTCTCAATGCAGTTGCACTGTCACTGTATGCCTTTTTGTCCATTTCTGAAAGAATACTTTTTTCTTTGAGATATTTCTGAGATATCCTTGCAAAGTTAAAAAAGTTTTCACTCAATTCTAAAATTTTTTCTGAGGACGCCTCTTCCTTTAACATTTTCCTATAATCTACAGAGTTTAGAGGAATTATATCTACCAATCCTTCATTTATCAGAACTTCAACTTCCAGGAAATGAAGCTCATAATCCCTACCTTCTTCGTAACTCTTATTAGACAGGCTAAAAGTTTTATTTGCTTTAAAAGGGATAAGATTTTGTTCTGACATATTCTCTTAAGTTCATGAGAGTAAGGTTTTATAAAAGCTTTTATCTTAATGTAGAATAAGTAATACGATAAAAATATATACTCAGATTTAGACATCGTGTTCAGTTATAATTTTTTTGGAGGGATTGATTGCAAAAAAAGATCGAAGAGATAAGGAAATCCCAAGGTAAACTCCTTGTTAAAAATGTCAAATATTCATGGGACAATATCCCTTATTACAAACAAAAAATGCAAGAAAAAGGCGTAAAACCTGAAGATATCAAAGGATTGGACGACATCTCAAAACTTCCATTCATATCAAAAGAGGATCTAAGACATAATTATCCTTATGGATTGATAGCTACACCACTTGATAAAGTTGTTAGATTCCATTCCTCTTCTGGTACGACAGGTGTTCCAACAGTGGTGCCATACACTAAAAGAGACATTGAAGTGTGGGCTGAGTTAAACAAGAGGTGCCTTGAAACAGTTGGTGCAAATCACCATGATATTGTTCAGGTGAGTTATGGCTATGGTCTATTTACAGGGGGGCTTGGACTTCATTATGGTGCTGAAAGACTGGGCGCCGCAGTTATTCCTACTAGCAGTGGAAATACAATGAGACAGATTAAGATACTAAAGGACATGAAGACAACTACTCTAGCATGTACCCCATCTTATGCATTGATGATTTCAGAAGTTATCAAAAGCAATGACTTGAAACTCGATGAACTTTATTTAGCTAGAGGAGTGTTTGGCGCTGAGCCTTGGTCTGAGAATATGAGAAAAAGAATAGAGAAAGGGCTCGGACTTGAAGCCTTTGATATATATGGGCTTACTGAGTTGTGTGGGCCTGGTGTCGGTATTGAATGTTCCGAACATAACGGACTCCATACATGGTCTGACCATTTTATAGTTGAAACAATTGATAATGAAGGAAACAAAACAGATGTAGATGGTGAGGGAAAGGGTGAACTAGTGTTTACAACTCTTCAAAGAGAAGCAATGCCAGTTTTGAGATACAGAACAAAAGATTTGTCTTGGACAACTTGGGAAGAATGTGCATGTGGACTTTTACATCCAAGAATTGGAAGAATTACTGGAAGAAGCGACGATATGTTAATTGTCAGAGGAGTAAATGTTTTCCCGAGCCAGATAGAAGAAGTCTTAATGGAATTAAAAGGCGTTGGAGATCATTATCAAATCATTGTTGACAGAGATATTTTGGACAAGCTTATGATAAAAGTTGAAGTCACAAATGAGATCTTTTCAGACAGTATATCCGAACTCATAATGCTTGAAAAAGAAATTAAGCGAAAGCTCTTTGAAATGTTAAGTCTGGGCGTTGATGTAGAACTTGTAGAACCTGGTCAAATACCAAGGCCTGAAGGGAAAGCAAAAAGAATAATCGATTTAAGAAAGGATATGTAGGTGTTGGAATGGTAGAGCAGATAAGTGTTTTTATTGACAATAGACATGGGAGGCTTGCTGAGCTCTGTAATATTATTGGAAAAAATGGTGTGGATATACGAGCTTTACAATTAGTTGAAGCAGGAGAATTTGGTCTTGTAAGAATGATAACCGATAATAATGAAAAAGCAACCATGCTCCTCAAAGATGCTGGAATGTCTTTTAGAACGGGAGAAGTTTTAGGTGTTCTCATGGAGGATAAACCTGGTGTTATGGGCTTAATAGCTTCCCTATTAAGCGACGCTTCAATTAACATTGAGTACGCTTACGCATTTATAACAAAAATAGAAAAAAAGGCCATATTGATATTAAAAGTAAGTGATCTGAAGAAGTCAATAGAGGTTTTAAAATCAAATGGAATAAATATACTTGAAAATATTTAGGTGCACATATGACGATAGAAATCAATGAAAGTATAAAGATCGCTGCGAGTCTTATTGAAATAGCAGCAATCACAGCGCCTAAGGGCAAAGGCGTTGACGATATAAGAACAAAAACAATCTACAAAGGGAGTAAAGAGCACAAAGAATTAGTTGAAAAAATGAAAGTATATGGGGATAAAAAAGGGCTAAAATTCTTTCTTAGAGATTCAAAAAATACTTTAGAATCTGATGCAATAGTCCTTATCAGCGTAAGTGCAAAACCACCTTTGGGATTAAATTGTGGAATGTGCGGTTACGATTGCAACACAATTCCAGAAAAGAAAAAAATAAATGATTATACAGCTCCAGTATGCGCCTTTGCCTTAGTAGATCTTGGTATAGCACTCGGTAGCGCATCAAAGACGGCTCAAATGCTAAATCTTGATAACAGGATAATGTACTCAATCGGGGCAACAGCGATGGAAATGTGTCTAATTGATGGCGATGTAGTCATGGGAATACCCCTCTCTGTTTCAAGCAAGAGCATTTACTTTGATAGATAATTTATTTAATAAATTTTTTTATTAATAAAGGAAGGCCAACTTTCATAATTTCATCAATTGCAGGACAACTTCCACCAGTTTCTACTTTTTCAATCAGGAAATCATCTATTTGTGACAATAAAACTCCAGCTCCAAAAGCGGCAAGAAGGACCGGCACAGGGTGTTTTTCTATAACCCCCAGCATATCATCTTCAGATCCAATTCTGAGTTTTATTTCTTTTAACAACTTCTCAATGTCTTCTTTTTGTATCCTTTCTTCCATAAGTGTAACCTCCATATCCAAGTATAGCCCCTACAATGACTAATATTATCCCGACAATCAAGAAGGCCATCATATAGCTTCCAAGAACATTCTTTAAGAAGAATATTAGTGAAATAAAAAGAGCCACTATCCCTGAAAAGGCCAGTATTGAAGAACCAACTGTCAGAAAAACAATCTTTGATAGTCTAGTCACAGGCTCTTTTATTGCCTCTTCTATGGCATCCGAAGCCCCTTGCTTGATATATACTCCAATGTACTTTACCAGTAATTCAATGAGTTTGTTTAGGGGCACTGTTTCTATCATTGTCTCACTTACTTTCTCAATAGTTTGCCCATTATGTATCCAAAGCCGAAAGCTGCGAACACGCTCAGCACCGGGTTTTTTCTGATGAATATTTCTGTTTCCTGAAGGGCCTTTTCAGATTCTTTAACTACATAATCGAGTTCATCATGATGTTTTTCTTCAAAATCTTTTAGTTTTATGCCTGCTTCATCTCCCAATTCTCTGATTCTGGATTTACTTTCATTGAGCTTATATTTTCCTTCTTCTAAAAGTTTCTTTCCTTCGTCGACCATCTTTTTTCCCACTTCAATTTCTTTTTCAATTTCTTCTTGGATATCAGCAATTTTAACTTCTTTCAAACAATCACCAAACTTATAGTGTTTTCAATATTTATAAAATTATTCTATACTTTAATTATTTTTAATTTTTGTAATAATTAATCAGTTCATTGGTATAATTGACATCAAGTATTACAACCGGATATTTTCGTCATTAGCAATTCCTTTTAGAGCAATAAATAGTGAAACTAATGCAAGTCCAGAATAAATAGCCATATACTTGCCTATTTCTAACAAATCTACAGAAGGATTAGAGGCTATTTTAATCAAAGGTATAATGGGAGAATAGCTCAGTATCTCTTTTAATAAAGAATTCTCAACAGGTATAGGAACAAACATAATGAGAGTCACAATCATCATGAAGAGAGTTAGGAAGAGGTTTGACTCTGTTATATTTGAAGATATATTTGAAAAAACTATGGATATGGAAAATAGCAGAAGCATGATTATTGAAAGAAATATTAAAACCAATGGTATATTGAAAATTGAGATACCTCTGGCACTTAAAACTATAGTCCATATTATTATCTGGACAATTGAAATTGCAAAAGTTGGTAGTATCTTGCCAAGAATAATCTCTATCCTTTTTAATGGAGATGCAAGTAATATTTCAAAAGTTTTTCTTTCTTTTTCCCCAACTATCGAATCAGATAATATATTCATTGAAAGAAATATAGGCAAAAGCAGGATAAGAGGTATCAGAAGAGTCTGCATTATTTCCACAAAGAACAGATCTGCCAGATTATAGATGTAATCCTTGGGGTATATATTAATTGATAGAGGATTTAATATTTCACCTGAGATCTCATCTTTCATCTTTGCTTTTAGATATGCTCTTTTCAGAGGGTCTGATATATCTTGAAAGCTAGTCGGATTTTTGAGTAATATCTTAATTGAATCTTTTTCAGCCCATATAACACCATCAATGTTTTGGGGGAGTGCACCACTGAACTCAGGATTTCTCAAAGTAACACTATTAATCGACTCCTCGTTTAAGTATCCAGAGAATCCTTCTAATTCAGAATAAACAAGAAAAGTGCCTTGGCTATTAGGATCATCAACATAAGTCTGGATGTAAGCATAAGACGTTCCTATTAACACTATTCCAATTACTATGAACAGTTGGAGTAAAAAAGCAAGTATGTATACCTTCTCCCTCAAAATATCTTTAAACTCTTTTATTGCAAGATAAATGACTTCTTTTCTCATAGTGCCCCCTTTAACACCGTGATATTGTATACAAAGTGTATTAGTATTCCTGCTAAAAATGCTGGTATCATATACTTTCTCTCTGCAATACCTATCCCGATAACGCCAGTTGATACAATATGTATGCCTCCAGAAAGAAATGTTCTCATAACAAAAACTCTAAGCGCATAATCTGGAAATATATTTAGTGCAAAAACTGTGAATATAATATTTTCAAGCAAGGTAAATCCAAAGCCAGAGGTCATACCAGCTAACATTCCTTCGTGCCATTTCAATGGAAAATATTTTTTCGCTGAGAAAACACCCATACTTTTTGATACTTCTTCTATAGTTGCCCACAGAAACAGTATGACAAATATA carries:
- a CDS encoding nucleotide sugar dehydrogenase, whose amino-acid sequence is MFRNIVIVGTGYVGIPVAAMFADKGFNVVGINRTKEKVDLINKGLCPIEGDEPNLAQLIEKVVKNKKLVATTDYSPCKTADAILICVETPFDSDKWEPKYDSLKSALKSVAENMSKNSLVIVESTIAPTTMDTLVKPILENTSKMKAGVDFLLGNCPERVMPGKLLYNIENLPRVCGGINEETRERMLELYAHIVKGELYPTDCITAEVVKTVENAYRDVEIAFANEVALICEKLGINVYEVRELVNKAPYRNMHLPGAGVGGHCLPKDSLLLSYGVKGILTPELMILARNLNKKMPLHTAGLLIDALKEKDMDVKDKKITVCGFAYLENSDDTRNTPSLGVINTLKEKGAVVIVHDPFVKSYENLEIKKDFYSTIKDSDALIFVTAHSEYKNLDLDKIKGLMNTPIIIDGRNIFDKEESIKKGFLYRGVGKG
- the rimI gene encoding ribosomal protein S18-alanine N-acetyltransferase; translated protein: MIVRTVVPDDIYAVLDLEYQSFDYPYPPEIINFLYESYRDTFLVIENNAVVVGFAIGIVQKKEGHILVIAIRDDFKRKGVGTFLMKKLMDVYKRKGINRLKLEVRASNTAAISMYTKLGFKITNRLKHYYENGEDGFLLRRENL
- a CDS encoding Holliday junction resolvase, with product MSYNRGRNSEVSLVKKLWENGYAALRMPGSGRGQLYPHPDIIAGNGKKYLGIEVKIRAENRCYFKEEDVEKLKVFCNTFGADPYFAVRFVRRWRFFRFQDLEKTPTGYRASFEKGQEFSNVIGEENDR
- a CDS encoding minichromosome maintenance protein MCM; translated protein: MKLGYEEVVDRFKEFYEAYPDVSEPKYKKLIDKMKIEGKSSLYINFDDIIDFDFDLSEQLLKEPEQILAGPSEALKDVYGAETEKRLTARFLNLPSTEKIDIRNIRAVHINKLIQVEGVVRRTTEVKPEVVEAVFGCERCGEYITVMQDSPVFKTPITCSNPSCGRNGPFKLVKAYSKFVDWQNIKIQEKPEKLKGGRLPWIMDCIIKDDIVDNAQAGNVVNVVGILKTVQENWAKGGGKRTTFSKSIEVNSIEIKEKDIQDLELSEEDEEKILELASDPKICENITNSIAPSIYGNQHVKYAVALQMFSSEARVLPDKTRIRGDSHILLVGDPGVAKSQILKYINLVAPRSIYTSGKGTSAAGLTAAVIRDESSGSFALEAGALVIADNGIACIDEIDKMSNEDRSSIHEAMEQQTISIAKAGIIATLNARASILAAANPKRGRFDSYKPLGEQIDLLPTLLSRFDLIFILTDKPKESDDKKIAEHILKLHSNEKDNSIIPPLDTEDIRKYAIYSKKTIREISLTEEAKNRLLDFYVSIRKKGEEKNTPIPITARQLESLIRLSEARARMRLSDKVMVEDVEDIIQLYMKSIEEIGKDPETGEIDIDMIMTGRPKSQRDKITVIMEIISNLDRKSNNEGALISEVYEEARAENISDSFTRKIIDELKQKGDVYEPRPDRLKLTLL
- a CDS encoding phenylacetate--CoA ligase, producing the protein MQKKIEEIRKSQGKLLVKNVKYSWDNIPYYKQKMQEKGVKPEDIKGLDDISKLPFISKEDLRHNYPYGLIATPLDKVVRFHSSSGTTGVPTVVPYTKRDIEVWAELNKRCLETVGANHHDIVQVSYGYGLFTGGLGLHYGAERLGAAVIPTSSGNTMRQIKILKDMKTTTLACTPSYALMISEVIKSNDLKLDELYLARGVFGAEPWSENMRKRIEKGLGLEAFDIYGLTELCGPGVGIECSEHNGLHTWSDHFIVETIDNEGNKTDVDGEGKGELVFTTLQREAMPVLRYRTKDLSWTTWEECACGLLHPRIGRITGRSDDMLIVRGVNVFPSQIEEVLMELKGVGDHYQIIVDRDILDKLMIKVEVTNEIFSDSISELIMLEKEIKRKLFEMLSLGVDVELVEPGQIPRPEGKAKRIIDLRKDM
- a CDS encoding phage holin family protein, coding for MIETVPLNKLIELLVKYIGVYIKQGASDAIEEAIKEPVTRLSKIVFLTVGSSILAFSGIVALFISLIFFLKNVLGSYMMAFLIVGIILVIVGAILGYGGYTYGRKDTKRRH
- a CDS encoding ABC transporter permease; amino-acid sequence: MRKEVIYLAIKEFKDILREKVYILAFLLQLFIVIGIVLIGTSYAYIQTYVDDPNSQGTFLVYSELEGFSGYLNEESINSVTLRNPEFSGALPQNIDGVIWAEKDSIKILLKNPTSFQDISDPLKRAYLKAKMKDEISGEILNPLSINIYPKDYIYNLADLFFVEIMQTLLIPLILLLPIFLSMNILSDSIVGEKERKTFEILLASPLKRIEIILGKILPTFAISIVQIIIWTIVLSARGISIFNIPLVLIFLSIIMLLLFSISIVFSNISSNITESNLFLTLFMMIVTLIMFVPIPVENSLLKEILSYSPIIPLIKIASNPSVDLLEIGKYMAIYSGLALVSLFIALKGIANDENIRL